Below is a genomic region from Erigeron canadensis isolate Cc75 chromosome 7, C_canadensis_v1, whole genome shotgun sequence.
TTGCCTTCGTGTCTCCGTCCGACTGTGCACTTATCTCTGTAGCAAAGTGCAGTTTATTGCCTTCACGAACCCTTTTCCTTGTGCTTTTATTTTTGGtcggttttttaaaaaatatgcaaACTTGTTTtggtcttcttcttcttgttgtttttgttgtgtTTCATGATCCATTTGTTATTAGTCGGTGGTCTAGGTTTTAGGTTTTTGTATACCAAACGAAAAAGAAAACAGAATACAGACTTATTGGCACCGAAtacccttttcttttttcttagtTTTGATCAAGTGATATTCGAAACCCTTCTATATCGATCTCTATATATAGatagaagattattattatagatagatagatggaCCGAGTTTCCTTCAAGTTTCCATCTTATTTGGCTTTCTACCAAGTTACCatatatactattttgagtTAATTATATAAATCGTCCCTATCGTTAATTGTCACTTGCAACTTTCATCCCGAAAATGTATAAATTACAGTCttaattcaaatatatttgCTCTGTCAACGGTTTTGGTCCCAATCACTAACAGACATTAAATATAAGGTCCCGTGACTAGCACATAATGGATACAACGACCATTCCCTAAACACAAGGACCTATATCgtaaataacaaaaaacattCACAGATTTAAACCGTTCCCTAAACACAAGGACCTATATATGTGAAGCCGAAAGGTAGTATGTCTTGGAGCAAGTTTGGTTTTATTTggaatattttgtttatttcttttaattttctaatttatttatatcaataataattCTTTTTAAGCTAAGAGCAAGTTTagactatttttaaaattattctattttcttttatatttttttagattttaatgttttattctatataatgtttttacGCTTGATAATGTGGTTGGGGTCTTGCCCTTAAGTAaacatttgtttaatttttatttgtttttataaaggGTTATTAAACATTATGTTTCGCAAAATTGTTATTGCAGGAATAAACACTTTTAGGTTGTCGCTATTATGGTATTGTCCTAAAGAAAACGCAGATGGGATAATTGTAGCCCCGCAACGCGGGGATTCAAACTACCTAGTTAGAGATATAGGACCCGAATAAAACCCTTTGTTTATTAACCAAAGCAATTCGGTTGTTTGATGGTACAATTTGATCGGCTCCCCCCtcttctatttatatagaggagGAGATATCCTAGTCTAATACAAATTCGACAAACTAGACATTCCATATTAATCAGTTACTTGACTTGCATTCCAAGTGAAACCCGACTTTACGTATTTAATTCTAGTCTAACATGGATTAACATTTAACCTACATGTCTAAATGAACTAATATATTTTACAGACTAAAATCCACAACCTCTTGAATTAATACTGTTAGAAGAGAGGACTTTTGGTATTAACTGTTAAAAATTAAGACAATCGCTCTTGATTAATAGCTTGGTAGCTCGGTACGTAACTAAATTCATAACAGGCAAAAAAAATTGCAAGCTAAAAGATAGAATACTGAAATTATATTACTCAGAATGTGTGCACTACagacaatattgcatttgttcacgcTTTTAGgggagtgtgaacaaattaaaaattttgtcacgctttttagtgtgtaaaaatatattgaattaaaagtgtatggaaatttctccacactaaaaagtgtgtagaaataaaagttcacactttttagtgtgaatttTCATAAGTgacaaaataattttgaaagtttacactaaaaagtgtgaacttttatttctacacactttttagtgtggagaaatttccacatacttttaattcaatatatttctacacactaaaaagcgtgacaaaatttttaatttgttcacactcatcTAAAAGCGTGAACAAACGCAATATGATTAcgcaatatgatttgtagtggTGGTAGTATGTCTGTTAATTGATTAGTAGATACTCCATATGAAGTAAGTTTTGGTGACCCTAAAAAAAAAGTGGCCCTTAGCATTGTCTATGGCCAGTTATACAAATAGAATCTTAACTTGAAACCTcaactcttccttttcttcttttattctACTCTTGTGGGAGATCTACTGCCACGGAAAGGCACATGTATGTAAGTAACCCAGTTGTACGGTTTTATACATTATCCTTGAATCATAAGATTGAaaaatgtatctatatatggACATCATATTCTGATTTGATTTAAGAGATTAACAAAGGGAGCTAAAGTAAGAATATATATGAGAACGGCATCAGACTCAGATCTCAAATTCTCTAGAGTGTCTACGGAAAAGGAATACTTAAGATATCTATCTATCAGTAATTCAAAAAAGTGAACTACTACTCGTAAAATATAAGAGATCGACTATGTTTCAATTGTTACTGCTCAATGAAAATACATCAACTTTCATGTTGGTAAATCATGTTTAGTACATATGTGACAAAGTTCCAATTTGAGTTGGGTTAATGAGGTAGAACGAAAGCAAGATATAAGTACACCAAAAGGATTAAACACACAATAGAAGAGAAAATACATGATCAATAAgggttacaacttacaagctCCTGTTTATGGAGTGGATCTATATTTTGCAGGTAATGcaaatccaaaattttgaaaaacaaaagcgACATTTTAATATTGAAATTTGACAGATAACAGGACATTCACTCTCCCATGACTTACGAGTATTAGAATAGTATGTACACCCGTCCCATCCCCGGTTTTCTTAGATTTTAGATTCCCCGACCCGGTCAACTCATTGATTCCCCGGTCAAACTGGGTAGGGGTATTGTATCCCCATTTGGTACAGGTACTTTTTGCCATTTCCACTGGGCATGTCGAAAGATCCAAGATAGAGTATTTCACTCCACTTGTTGTAAATTGATGATAGACCTGTTTTCTTAGACACGTACAGTTATTTTATCGTACGTGGTATTCAAAGTTAATACTTAACATATGATGCATAAACGGTATACTATAACTCTAAAGGAATCATTTGATGTGATAAtatatttgtgaacattttgtatACTTGATCAATGATCGATGTATATGGAAATTATTCCCTGTGAGCCAGAATATTATGGTACTTACTATTAGTCTGTTAGGTACTTGTTGACTTTTGGATGGTTTTATCATTTCGTGACATTTTCCTGCACAACTACATACTTGATATGAGAATCAACATTTTCAGTCGATGGCTAGGCGCTTTTCACCTTGTTCCTATTAACACGATTCTTTCAATAAGAAAGGTACAGTGTCTACCCAATCTCAAAGATATCTTCCACATCATCAGATGCTTCAGGATATAAATACGAATATAGACATATTCATGTTCATATGCATAACTACAATACTGCCCTTGAGGAATAATTGCATCGGTGAACTTCTTAAAGGCTTTAATAAGGTTAAAGATGTCATTCTAATTGTCAGATGCTTCCGTGCATATCAACGCACAGAGAAGCAACTTGTTATGTCACACGCTATGTGATATCTTCCGAGGAAAAAAGCATATCTCCTTTTGAATGTTGAAAAGTACACCAACCCAATGACTTCAACATCTATCGTCTATATATAGCATTAGCTAGAGCTCGGTTTACTCATAACAAAATCTTAACTTTCTTTTTCCAAATATAACATCAGCTATTTGATTATTCATTTCAACAGTTACCGAAAATGGCCATGGTTACAGCTTTGGTGAACGACAGAGCAGTAGTTATATTCAGCAAAAGCTCTTGCTGCATGTCCCACACTATTAAGACATTGATAAGCAGTTTTGGAGCAAATCCCACCGTTtatgagctcgatgagcttcCAAATGGACAGCAAATAGAGAAGGAACTCAAAAAATTAGGGTGCAAGCCAAGTGTACCTGCCGTTTTCATTGGAGGAGAGCTGATTGGGGGTGCCAATGAGATAATGACTATTCATCTGAAAGGACAGCTGGTGCCGTTGCTCCTCAAGGCTAATGCTATATGGCTTTGAGAAATAGAGTTAGAGTTATGGTATTAccactatatatataggagCAGTTTGATGCTCCTACGGGTGTTAGAGCAGGAGAAAAAACGAGTAGTTTTTGTGCTTTCCTTTTGTGCTCTTTTTTATATGACCGTCGACAATGTACGAATGTGTCAACTTCCACATGTAATTTTTCTTACTTTTGGAACAAACAAGAGATacaattatctatatatttaagTTGTTATTGTTACAGAGTATACCAGTAATGTTATGCATTCTATTCACATATATTGTAGTAAAATAACTGAAAGTTGTTCAAGTTACCACGTGAATGGTTCCAAAACAATAAGACTTGCAGTTCTAAAATGTGATTCATGATTACAAAACTTTTATCTGAAGTTCTCTTTGCTCAACAAAGGTAAACGTAAGAAACAAATGTCAATATACAAACTAACGGACCACTAACTCGATCTATTATCGATTGATTAGTGAACCCTATTGGACTAATATGTCGGGCTAGATATTGGTCTTAACAACTTAGACATATAGTGTGAGGTTTATGTAGTTTCATTTACCATTGTTTAGATTCTTATGATTAGGAATTATGATAGAAGATTAATTCAGTGAATGTCACAAATGAATGTCACTTGATACTTCTTAGCGGTGTTACAGAATTTAGTTTATCCTCAAAATCTGTGATCATGATCATCAATATACCTGTGGATCCCATGGAAATTCCAgaattttgttattataatgttaatatacatattattttgTGTTGTCATCTGGTTAATCAAGCCACTAATTAAAGTTAAAGCTAGGTAAAAATGGATAAACGGAAAGGGATCCCTGTTGACGCTACCTGGGAAAGTCCAGTCTTGTGCAGACTTACTGGCCGGTATCCCAGTGGTCGTTTCCAGACTTTTTCCCTGgtcataataaaatatttacccAGTGAAGTTCGAACCCGGGTCTATTCTGAATAATAGATATATTCTGTTAACAGTTTTAAGGCATGTGAAATAATCGTAACCTTTTGAACTTGTTTTGGTATGTCAAATTCAGTACAAAGTACAGAAAATTTAAGAATAAAGTTAGTGCAGGGTCTATGTTAATTGATTTGTAGATATCAAGTAAGTCGGTGACCCCAAAAAAGTGACCCTTAGCTTTGTCTATGGCCGGTTATATACATATTGATTCGAAGTACATGCATACCTCAAACtcatcctttttctttctttgattctGTGGGATGCATATAGATGTGGTGATATCTAATACCATGAAAAATCACATGTGAATAACCTGTTGTACGGTTATATACATTATCCTTGAAACATAAAATggaaaaaatgtatatatgccCAAGATTCTGATTTGATGGAAGAGAATGGGAATAAAGGAAAAGTGAGCATATTTTAGAGGCATCAGTCAGGAACAAGATAGATCTCGAATTCTCTAGGATAAGCAGAGTGTCTGCCGAAAGGGTATACCAACGATCTGTATCACTAATTTAACATGTGAACCCCTAAGAAGCTACTTAATCAAATGTCAAATGCTATAATATACAGTATTAGCTTTTTATTGTGTAAATCTTGTATAGTGGTTAGATCAGCACAATTTTGAAATGAAATCACTCAAAGATACGCATAACAATTTGATCAAGCACTCAAGGATACTTAAATCCATATGAATATCTAGGCATGCAAAACTTTGTTCTACTTGTACGGCTGATTCGTAATTTAAACATCTCAATTATATGCTTTATTAT
It encodes:
- the LOC122607904 gene encoding monothiol glutaredoxin-S2-like, producing the protein MAMVTALVNDRAVVIFSKSSCCMSHTIKTLISSFGANPTVYELDELPNGQQIEKELKKLGCKPSVPAVFIGGELIGGANEIMTIHLKGQLVPLLLKANAIWL